In Bradyrhizobium sp. 195, the sequence CTCGCGGCGGCGAAGACGGCGCTGCGGCCGAGCGGCGTGCTCGCTGTCTGGTCGTCTGGGCCCAATGCGGCATTCACCAAACGTCTCGGCCGCGCCGGTTTCGACGTCAAAGAGGTCAACGTCCGCGCCACCGGAAGAGGCGGCGGCGCGCGGCACGTGATCTGGATCGCGCGGAAGAGCTAGGCCGCCTGCGCCGCAGCACCATGTGCGTGCTTGTCGATGGCGCCGATGATCTCTGGCCAGAACCGCATCGGCAGCGCGTGGCCCATGCCTTCGATCATCAGGAGCTTGGCGCCCGGAATTGACTCCGCTGTGTCCTTGCCACCCTCGGGACGGACCAGGGGATCGACGGTTCCATGGATCACCAGCGTCGGCGTCTTGACACGATGCAGCCGTTCCTTGCGGCTGCCCGACGCAAGCACAGCGCGGAGCTGGCGGCCGACGCCGGCCGGATTGAGCCCGCGCGCGAACACCCGTTCGGCCCGGCTGGGATCGAGCGCTTCTTCTTCGGGAAAGGACCCGGCGCGCAAGATATTCCAGGTCTGGCCGTAGCGGACGATGAACTCCTCCTTGCTGCGCGGCGGCGGCGCCATCAGCATTGCGGCGGCCTCGCGCGTCGGCGGCGGCACGCGCGGATTGCCTGTCGTCGACATGATCGATGTCAGCGAGCGCACGCGCTCGGGAAACGACAGCGTCACCTCCTGCGCGATCATGCCGCCCATGGACGCCCCGACCAGATGCGCCGACTTGATGCCGAGCGCGTCCATCAGCCCGACCGTGTCCTTGGCCATGTCGATTAGTTTGTAGGTCGCGGCGACGGGAATTCTGAGGAAGCGCAGCTTCAGCAGCTCGAGCGGCGTCAACCGCTTGCCGCCCGTCAGATGGCTCGACTTGCCGATGTCGCGGTTGTCGAAGCGGATCACGCGGAAGCCGCGCGCGGCAAGCTGCTCGCAGAACGCATCGTCCCAGTGGATCATCTGCGCCCCGAGACCCATGATCAGCAGCAGCGGCTCGGCATTGTCGTTGCCGAAGATCTCGTAGCAGATGTCGATGCCATTGGCGCGGACGGTCTGGGGCGGCTGATGGGTGGTCACGGGCGCGGTCCCTCCTGCTGATCGATGCTGTATCGCACGGTTTCCGGCCACAAAGAAGCGGCGTGCCGAGCAGCAGGTGTGCTTGCCGGTTGACCGGCACCGCGCAACGGTGTGGTATGGCGAGAAAAGAAGGGCATCGCAGCTCTCGATTTCAGGAGGACGCCGATGACCGACAAGATCAATGACCCCGTCGCCGTGTGGCAGAAGATGGTTGGCGAGATGGAGAAGGGGTTCAACTCTTTCGCCAACCAGGCCATGTCGTCGCCGGAATTTTCACAGGCGATGAACCGTGCGGGCGGAGTTGCTGCAGGTGCTCAGAAGCAGGTCGGCGAGCTCATGGAGAAATACCTCGTCACCATGAACCTGC encodes:
- a CDS encoding alpha/beta fold hydrolase; its protein translation is MTTHQPPQTVRANGIDICYEIFGNDNAEPLLLIMGLGAQMIHWDDAFCEQLAARGFRVIRFDNRDIGKSSHLTGGKRLTPLELLKLRFLRIPVAATYKLIDMAKDTVGLMDALGIKSAHLVGASMGGMIAQEVTLSFPERVRSLTSIMSTTGNPRVPPPTREAAAMLMAPPPRSKEEFIVRYGQTWNILRAGSFPEEEALDPSRAERVFARGLNPAGVGRQLRAVLASGSRKERLHRVKTPTLVIHGTVDPLVRPEGGKDTAESIPGAKLLMIEGMGHALPMRFWPEIIGAIDKHAHGAAAQAA